In Variovorax paradoxus, a single genomic region encodes these proteins:
- the pgaB gene encoding poly-beta-1,6-N-acetyl-D-glucosamine N-deacetylase PgaB, with protein MRTTDDNPMTFLRAAMLWLVLAAASALALPAFAQPLPPADPDDGLSFRVLSFHDVRTGVRASFEQSPDETAIDDSTLAEVFAWLQFSGYHPVSLQQIVDARAGGKPLPARPVLLTFDDGYRSAYTKVFPLLKRYNYPALFALVTSWLDVPEGQLVHWGDKPAPRENFLLWPEVAEMARSGLAEFASHTDAMHTGILANPQGNMLPAAATHRYDPKTGRYEDDDAYVRRVEADLRRSREIIEARTGARVRATVWPYGAYNTAALEASARAGMPITFTLDDGANSPDVPLTRIRRALAAYDNKAPEYAQLLRNPVGGEVRQVNRVMHVDLDYVYDPDPAQQERNLSALIDRVAAVRPRSVFLQAYADPDGDGVANALYFPNRHLPMRADLFGRAAWQLRTRTGVKVYAWMPVTAFRLPASNPLATHTVMAQGGKMPADRYHRLTPFDPAVRTLVGDIYEDLGRYTFFEGVLFHDDATLSDDEDASPSALATYAKWGLPPDVAAIRADPALMARWTAAKTRYLIDFTHELAARLGAWRPALETARNLYARPVLEPQAEQWFAQNYEASLAAYDYVALMAMPRMEQEADADAWLGRLARRAADTPRGLDGTVFELQARDWRTGKPVADAELARQWTLLQRAGVRHLGYYPDDFLNNQPSLDVVRRAISVRTMLPRALGASAAETTPPQGERAP; from the coding sequence CCTGCGCGCGGCCATGCTGTGGCTGGTGCTCGCCGCGGCATCGGCACTGGCGCTGCCCGCCTTCGCGCAGCCGCTGCCGCCCGCGGACCCCGACGACGGGCTGAGCTTTCGCGTGCTCTCCTTCCACGACGTGCGCACCGGCGTGCGCGCCAGCTTCGAGCAGTCGCCGGACGAAACGGCCATCGACGACAGCACCCTGGCCGAGGTGTTCGCCTGGCTGCAGTTCAGCGGCTACCACCCGGTGAGCCTGCAGCAGATCGTCGACGCGCGCGCCGGCGGCAAGCCGCTGCCCGCACGGCCCGTGCTGCTGACCTTCGACGACGGCTACCGCAGCGCCTACACCAAGGTGTTTCCGCTGCTCAAGCGCTACAACTACCCCGCGCTGTTCGCGCTGGTGACGAGCTGGCTCGACGTGCCCGAAGGCCAGCTGGTGCACTGGGGCGACAAGCCCGCGCCGCGCGAGAACTTCCTGCTGTGGCCCGAGGTCGCCGAGATGGCTCGCTCCGGCCTGGCCGAATTCGCGAGCCACACCGACGCGATGCACACCGGCATCCTCGCCAATCCGCAGGGCAACATGCTGCCGGCCGCGGCCACGCACCGCTACGACCCCAAGACCGGCCGCTACGAAGACGACGACGCCTACGTGCGCCGCGTCGAGGCCGACCTGCGCCGCAGCCGCGAGATCATCGAGGCGCGCACCGGCGCCAGGGTGCGCGCCACCGTGTGGCCCTACGGCGCCTACAACACGGCCGCGCTGGAAGCCTCGGCGCGCGCCGGCATGCCCATCACATTCACGCTCGACGACGGCGCCAACAGCCCCGACGTGCCGCTCACCCGCATCCGCCGCGCGCTGGCCGCCTACGACAACAAAGCGCCCGAATACGCGCAGCTGCTGCGCAACCCGGTGGGTGGCGAAGTGCGGCAGGTGAACCGCGTGATGCACGTCGACCTCGACTACGTGTACGACCCCGACCCGGCCCAGCAGGAGCGCAACCTGTCGGCGCTGATCGACCGGGTGGCCGCCGTGCGCCCGCGCTCGGTGTTCCTGCAGGCCTACGCCGACCCCGACGGCGACGGCGTGGCCAACGCGCTGTACTTCCCCAACCGCCACCTGCCGATGCGCGCCGACCTGTTCGGCCGCGCCGCCTGGCAGCTGCGCACCCGCACCGGCGTGAAGGTGTACGCATGGATGCCGGTCACCGCGTTCCGGCTGCCGGCGTCGAACCCGCTGGCCACGCACACGGTGATGGCGCAGGGCGGCAAGATGCCGGCCGACCGCTACCACCGCCTCACGCCCTTCGACCCCGCGGTGCGCACGCTGGTCGGCGACATCTACGAAGACCTGGGCCGCTACACCTTCTTCGAGGGCGTGCTGTTCCACGACGACGCGACGCTCTCGGACGACGAAGACGCCAGCCCCTCCGCGCTCGCCACCTATGCGAAGTGGGGCCTGCCGCCCGATGTGGCCGCGATCCGCGCCGACCCGGCGCTGATGGCGCGCTGGACCGCCGCAAAGACGCGCTACCTGATCGACTTCACGCATGAGCTGGCCGCGCGCCTGGGCGCCTGGCGCCCCGCGCTGGAAACCGCGCGCAACCTCTATGCGCGGCCGGTGCTCGAGCCCCAGGCCGAGCAGTGGTTCGCGCAGAACTACGAAGCCTCGCTCGCCGCCTACGACTACGTCGCGCTGATGGCGATGCCGCGCATGGAACAGGAAGCCGATGCCGACGCCTGGCTCGGCCGCCTGGCGCGGCGCGCGGCCGACACGCCGCGCGGCCTCGACGGCACCGTGTTCGAACTGCAGGCGCGCGACTGGCGCACCGGCAAGCCCGTGGCCGACGCGGAGCTGGCGCGCCAATGGACGCTGCTGCAGCGCGCCGGCGTGCGCCACCTGGGCTACTACCCCGACGACTTCCTGAACAACCAGCCCTCGCTCGACGTGGTGCGCCGCGCCATCTCGGTGCGCACGATGCTGCCGCGCGCCCTGGGCGCGTCGGCGGCCGAGACCACGCCGCCGCAAGGAGAGCGGGCCCCATGA